The Apus apus isolate bApuApu2 chromosome 1, bApuApu2.pri.cur, whole genome shotgun sequence nucleotide sequence ATtcccacacaaacacacacacccacatCTGAAAGGGGAAGATTAAATTATATTCTCTCTTCTATGCCATGTGAcaatgttaatttattttgactAGCACCACCTGGGCAAGGATGCCTTTCACCCCTTCTGTACTAAGGAATAAGCACATACACACAAGAATCTTGTCCACAGAAAGTAAACAATAGCAATctaagttttaatttatttacttcagCTGTCATCAGTGGTTTCTTTGGTGTTCTTCTGGGCATGTCTGAGAGTTCACTGATTGACAGTGTAGGAGCTGCATGCTTGAAATTTCCAGGCACCCTATTGACAACCTGCCGAGATTCAAAATTGTTCAAACTCAGTATCagccaaaatacaaaaatacaaggGGGAGTGAAGGGGGCagaaccaaacaacaaaacctttaCGTGCACTGAATATATGCATGTTAGGAGTTAACTTATGAATGTTATGTAGCAGATAGTCTGAAATTAGCACAGTAACACATTGTTTATCATTCCAAGTAGTTTCTTTTAAGCTGTTTAGAACCATAAAAGCTATTTAGTTCACAAGATAAGCCAAACTTAAAAGCAGATATTCTGCATGTACTTAAAtcaattatgaaaaaaatctaagcTGTTAAAGTGGCTCTTCTAAACCCTCCCCCCAAAAGACATTAGAAGTGACCTAGGTGTCTAGCTAGTCCCATCTCAAAGTGAACAGCATTAGGTACTAATACAGATAACTGAATATATGGTTTCAAAGACTACTGAATAGACTCACTTTCCTTAAAACAGTCTATCTGTTAAAACGAGAATTATTCTGTCAGTAGAGATATATTACAGAAGAATACCACTCGCATGATTTAAACATATTTACTAAGCATATTTACTAGGGTCTCGTTGCTTGCAGTCAATATAGTTTCAGCTATGGGAGTACTCTCTGATATTACAGCATCATCTACAGGCAACTGTGCTGTAGCTTCCACctgtttgtttaaaacaaacaaaagaaaacaattgaaTAATATAACCACTGGGACTCTAAAGGTGAGAAAAAAAGCTTGTCTATTATAATAAGCCTCTCATCACCCTTTTCCTTGGTGTTCTTCTTGACACTCTTGGAGACTCCCTAGAAAATGCCTGCAGAGGTCCACTTTTTGAAGATTCACTTGTCCAGACAGTCTCAGTAACTTCATCTTGAGAGTAGGTCTATTCAAGCATCAAACACATGATCAAATAAATGAAAGCCAGCTCTCAACATTGGGTATCCACAACCAGAAGCCAGAATAGCATGCATATTCCAAAAGCAGCATGTCCAAAATCCAAGAAAAAATTGTAAATCCTAGTACATTCAATAATGAATAGCTAACTAGATTAGCAGTGTTGACCACAATACTTATGTTAAAGCACATTATTGTTCAAATACAGAACTGACTAATTCCAAATGTTAAAAACTGATTATCTGCTCACAGCAATAGAGTGAACTAAGGCTACAATATGTCAAGTAAAGGACAGCAGATGCACCAGCCTTCAGGCCCATGACATTACCTGCCTAcacccctcctccccccccccaaaaaaaaatctattagcATAAGGAGAAAGCATCACCTTGTTCTCTACCCAGATAAGCATATATTCACTCAAGCAGAGATGGGAATGATTTGGGCACAGCCACCTATGTTTCAACAAGAACTAGTCTCCAGCCATAGGGGGCAGAGGGAGATGTTTTATAAAATTTTCCACATACAGGGATGAAACTCACACACTTTTCACAAAACAGTAGGTTTAAACAATCAAGCCTGACACAGGTCTTTACAAATCTAAACAACATGAAGTGCCAAAGTTTTATAGTCATTAACAAAAGTATGATCATCTGCTATGCCTTATCACAAGTTTTATGCTCAGAGAAAAAAGTCCTCCTCCAAACAAATTCCGAACATAGTCctcagggagaagagagaggagagcCTGTTTCTTCTTGATTATATACAAGATTTTCCCTTCTATTTGGTTAAGTTTAGAAGTAAAAACTTTGTTAATACTGAAATCTTTGCATGTTTACACCTCATGCTTTGATGTATTACCAAGTTTTTTGATTTTACAGTCAGTGCTGATGGCAATTATACAGACTGGTACAACAGTCAATTACAGATCCAACAGCAGCAAGAATTTCACTGGGACAGTATTAGCCCCAGGCCAACGTGTTAAGAGAGCAGGCTGGAAAGTATGTATGtagtgagggggaaaaaaaaaaaaaaagtctaacaACGCCATTATCCATGCCCCACTTGTATCTTCAAAGTTATTCCAGTGAAATTGGAAGCTGAGCAGCTTTAAGACTCAACCAAAGTTCTGTATTACAGCTGCTAAATATCCAGCAGAGGGAGCACAAGTGTTTTGCTTTAATCCAAATCCACTTGAAATACTCTGAAAACCAAATTTTATTTATGCACAGACCTCAAGTCCAAACAGATTCAGATGTTTCATACAGAATTGTGTATTTCAGCCCAGGTCTCCAATATCCTTTTCAATTTAAACAGATTTGTGATGAAAAGTCTCCCAACCCCTCTTTATATATTCAGCAGACACTGAATTCTCTTCCATAGTAAGAAAAGCTTAACTTGCAACCTTCAATCACGGCTCCCACTTCACCCCCACGCACTTTCTATTTGAGGAGTGTTTTCTTTAGAagcttagagaaaaaaaacactcattTCAGAGTAGTTCACTCAAACACATTCCATTCAAAGCGGTAAGGCAATTTCCTCATCCTAGTAATGGAGAGCTCCTCTGCCCCAAGCGGTTTGATTAGGAACTAGGTTTTCTTCTCATGAAAAGTTAGAAGTACTTCAGTTAATAACCGCCTCTCTCCTTAGCTCTTCAGATGCTTGTCAGTCATATCTTTCAGGTACAGAGTTTCAAGTTTTTCTTGCACGAAAAGTCTAGGAAAAAACAATCTACTCTGTAAGACCCATCCAGTCTTCAGGAGAGCATACTCAACagaaaaaatctaaaaaagaaattaaaaaatgttgtctACAGTTACAGTTATCCTCATTGTCAATTGAGCAGGTCTTGTCTGCTTATCCCACCAATATCTGTACTAGAAAGCAATACTCATGTTTAGATACATCAACACCCTGAATATAAGCAGAGGAAGTTACAATGATGTAGTACACAGGTACTATTCAGCATGGGCTTTTAGCTGTCATATTACTCACAGCAGTGAAGCTATATATTGTGAGTTTACCTCTGCTATCACTTACGAGTTTTTTTATGGGGTATATGCCATGTCAAATTTGTACACCTGCAGCTGCAATgctgcatgttttatttttaagaagccCAGCTATACAGGTagttaaaaaatgcagacaggAGTAGTAGAACACAGCATGTACAGAATGTTCCTAAGGATAAAGTCTCAAGGAAAGAGAATAGTTTTATGTTGCTAAGATGCCCTAACATTTAAGTTAGCCTGCCTCTTTCTGTCCAGTACCATTTACTATGAGGTCTTAGGCTCAGTTTTGAACTCTACATCCACCTACATAATTGGAAGGAGGCATTCAAATTACAGTattctccagcttttccagtTCACTGTAACAAGGCAATTAAGCACAAACAGCCAAGCTCAAACTCATCTAGCCCTCTGCTGCTAACTGACTGATAAGACCAACAAGCCTGCTAAATCTCCCCACCCAATTTACTTTGCACCAGCCTGCTTTAAAGACTATCTATTTGCACTCTTTAAGAGAAACAGCAACATCCCTCCATGCCAAATGGCAGACCATCTTTTCAGCTCTATACATCTGGACTAAGACAAGTGCTGCACAGGACCTCAAAGTGACTAACACCACACTACCAACCAATTCAGCCCCATCACTCTTCAGAGCCTCAATCTTTGAGCAACCTTGAGTACATGAAAGTTGCATGCAATTTGGCAGAGTAAGTATTATCACTTGACACATTAACTGCAAACTTAGGAACCAGTTTCACAggaagagggaaataaaaaaaccatcTTCACCACATCccacttttattttcagcaaaatataTGACTACACACATTTGCTAGCCAAAACCACTGAGTTGTTCTTGGCTTTATGCGGCTGTAAATTTTCTTGTTGgattttggggatttttttgttgttgggggttttttgtttgtcttctttAAACATGGCAGTCAGGAGTTGAAAGGTAAAAGGTTTAACAAGATAGAAAGTTAGAGCTCCTATGAATTtgacataatttttaaatcagataatttttaaatcaaattatcTTCCTTTGATTAATAAAATATGCAagtcacaaaatattttgtctatAGGGCACATGTAGAagattaagacaaaaaaaaccaacaacacagtAATGACCTGTTGTTATTACAGTGAAATTGGATGACAAAAATTAAGTAAGCACTCATCACTTGAAAATGGCACGGAAATACATCACTGTATCTCTTCgggttttattttgtaagtGGCTTCATGAAGACTAGAAAGCTTTATCTGTTGATAACTGAACTAAATACCTCTGTTACACTAAGGCAGCCAGGGATTTCTGGCTGAATAGCGATTcagaaaaaagtaattcttaaaatacaaaaacctCTAAAGACAGATGACCATTATAAAGACCATCATGAGCAGAAGTTGCCTGAATAAATTGAGTATTTTGTGTGTTAAACTATGTGTGTTTTGATTTGTGGAAGTGAAATCTGTTTAGCTTGTACCCTAATCATCCAATCAAAAATAAGCAAACTAGTTATGGATCCCCGTAATTGTGCTGTATTACCCAAGTTCACATAGCAGCATGTTTACCTGCTTCAAGAGACATCTATAACTAatgtttatacacacacaccaTTTAAATAGGAAGTATCTGACATTTACCATAAAGTAGTAAGAAGAGTCACTGATCTGCTAAAATAAATCTAGCTATTAAAAGGTCAGATTTTAAGTCAAATATTTTCTATGCAAATCCTTTACTGTAGCACAACTTCACTGCTTATTGGTCAGATTATTAACACTGTAAGGATCCTAAGTAACCTAAGCTGGGGAACAGGGTATTTAGTGGCACTGTCACATCACAAGGACAGATCAGACACCAACTACTGAACCCAGCATTTACAGCCAGCAGTTTGAAAACCTGAGGTGCTTCTGTAAGAATCTCCCCTTTCACAAAGGCAAAATAACTATTATTATTTGTAAGTAAAGAACAAGTGGCACATACAGcaatatttaaatttgtttttaatttttcttcttaggaGAACCTTTTCAACAAATTAATGTCTACTCTAGTACCGATGCTACAAGCATATTTGAGGAAAGAATTATTATACAGATAGCTAGTGCATGTGTGTAcacatatacatgcatataaaTACAGGCATATACATCACTTTGTGTATTATATTTAAAAGTCATTCAACAgatgtatttaaaatgaaaacatatcTACAGATATCAAACCAGACAGAAATATGATGTATGCACTGAAAAACATCtctaaaaaacacaaaaaacccttttttttaaagaaaaaaaaaattaagaaactgtTTCTTTTACTGAATCAAGTTGTTTACAAACATCCAACAGGATGAGATCAGCCCATCTGACTTAAAAATCTGTCAGGCTTCCAAACTAAACATGTTAACACTGcctattatttttctctaagaGGTGCTACAGCAAACTGGCAAGTCAGAGCTTTTAGCAGACCATAATTTTGAATGTTATGAGACAGGCTAAAAAGAGCAGCTATAGTTAATTCACAAGATCTTCATGCTGTAATAGGACAGACTTTCTGTAAGGACTTCTAAAAAGCAGCATAGTCCACTCAGGCAATGTGATTATgttaaaagaagtaaaatgtttAGTGAGCACATCACCTGCAGTTAGTAGCCGTTTCAGATGTCACTACATTTAACATACCTGGTTGTGTTCAACAACTCTTCTTTGTTTGAGTGCTACTGGAGTCTTCGTCCTGGCTTTCAATGGTTCTCTCTTCTCAAGCCTCAGCTCAGTCTTCAGATCTGTAACCAGTTTTAACAGAACTAATTTCTGTAATGCTACTAGTTGTTGTTGTAGTTTAAGCCAATCGTGATTCAACAGTTTTTGATATAAACTCGATATTAAAACTTCAAAACCCACACCCAAGACCAATCAATCAACCCACCCGAAACTAAGTTCATAAGGAACAGAGAATACAAGGGTCTGAGTCATACATGAGAGACATTAACAACACAAAGTACAGAAGTTTATTAAACAAACATTCATATACTATCCCACAGGAAATAACCATTGTGAGACAAAATTGCACTTGCACTTAAAGATGAAGTGCAAATAACACTAAAACACTTAATACACAGTTCTCCTACCTATCAGATTTACAGGCTCCAATCTGGGGAAAATGCACAAAAGGGAACAGTTTAGTAGCAAAAAGCTTCCTTGCCCAGAACAGGCAACAGGATCATGCTAGTACTGCATGGTCAAGTACATGACTTGCATGGTCTACAGCAGTATCTCAAAGCCTCACCCAAGAGCAAGATCATTCCCTCTTCAGACAATTCTTTTACTGCAAGTAATACTGATATATCATTTGAATAGTTCACATGGAAGTTCTACTTAAGTCTTACCTTCTTCATTGTCACTGTACTGGTCAGAATCATTATTTCCATTCTGTCTGGTGTTCTCAGCAGTTGAAGAAATTGCTGGGAGAGGCACAGGTGCCTTCAGTTCTGGACCTTGCTCCATCAGTTTCAACAGTTTTTTCTCATACAGTTTCCTAGTAGTAGCTATAACAAGGAAAGACAAATGCTGAAGAtacacagttttcatttttcctgacCCGACTCGCAGAACTTGGCTTTTATATATTCCTTAGGAATTTCTGAATgcatgttctttatttttaatctgtctgTATGGCCCAATGTATATACATCTAGATATAGAACTCTACTTCTAAGGTTTTTAACTTTTCAGTTTAAGAGAATTCTTAAGATAAACCTAGACCTGTTAGTACACTGAAAGTTACAAGCATTTATATATGGAAAGGGAATGTAACAGCTTCTTAGATGTTTTGTTTCATATGCTGCAATATATGAGCTGTTATGCCcgcacaaaaataaatgaattagcAAGATTGATATTGCGTGAGCAATAGTTTCCAGACAGATTCCACTATTACCCCCTTAATCCCTTTACCCTGGAATGAACACCCTTTCCCAGTTAAACCTTTCCCCTATTGGCAAATTCTGTCCAATAAGCATCAGAAATGGTGCAAGAAAGAATCAGCAAACTTCCTGTTTGCTACATCTAGCCGtcaggttggtttgttttgtctACAAGCACAGCTGCTTAAAACTAAAAGGTATCAAGCCTAGCACATACTTCCATGTCAGGACCCTGCTGTCAAAAATCTGTCAGGACAACCAGTGTCTGAGCTGTTAGCTGCAGAGAAGTCTCACCTTAGAAGACTTCAGGTAAGAGGATGCCACCCTTAAAAAGAAGTGACAGACTCTCACAAGAAACAGAATCCATACCCCATAAGAATTAAGGCATCTACTTAGACCAAACTGAACATCTTCCTATAGATACTTCAAATTTTTCAGGAGCTTAAGTACTATCCAATAGGAATAGGATGAATAGGAAGGCATACAGAAACagctaacagaaaataaaacactttgaaCACACACAAGACTCCAGGCTTGATCACTGGCACTTCCATCCTTCCATTATTTCAAGAACATTCCATAGAAGGCTCAGCACACTGCAGGCATTTTATGAGTTGCGAAATCAAAGTCCCTTGCCATTAGGCTACTGCACAATCTGAAATGAAAGGAGCTTTGATCCCACATCACAGATGAGTGCCCAAGGCAGGAGATTAATCTGGGGTCAGGacttcttctgatgcaggtTAACATGCAGGATAGAACACTAGGTTCAAGGGGTgaggaaaaagacatttaaaaaaaacagcaaaggaaaacattacTGCACAATGTGGTGAGTAGGAAATGCTTTAAGGAAGGGGAAGCTGTGTTCTCATTCCGTTCTCAATGCTATTAGGTTATTATGCAAGatgtattttctatttaagCAGGCCCCAGATCTCAACCTCTGCATCAGAAGACCTAATTACCCCAGCACTGAACTTTAATAGTTACACAGCTTCAGAACAGCAACTGGAACATCTCCAGATGGCCTAGAACACAAGAGGAACAAACTATGGACTTGCCTACATTGCAGTGCTTCAAATTTCCTCTTAAGTAATTCAATGGAAACACCTTAAGTAGGAAGTACGGTTGCAACAGTATTGCTACCAAACCTAATAAGCAACTGTATCAGAGAAGCTTAGAGCACTCAGAACTGAGGTTTAGCCAGAAGTATGTCGAACAGATGAATACTTGCTAGTTCAGCTGACCTACCTACAATCGGGCCAGGGTTTATTCCATACTTCACAAGTTGCTCTTGAAGATCTTCATTGCTCATCTCTGTTATATCTAGGTCATCCTTCTCCTCTGGCCTAGGTTTGTCAGTTTTCTTCGTAGCTTTCTGTGAGTGTGCAAGAGACATACAAGAGAGTGTTTCCAGTtaacagaaaatacatctttttcttctaaggGAAGAAGAAGATACAAGAGTCCTAAgcacataaaaacaaacaaaaaattattctgcttcTCCCACCACCGCTAAATCCTATATGCAACACTTCAAACATTTACACCTACTAAACAAACATGCATGAGTTTCCTACTTATATAAGGAAATAATCATTACAAGCTtctatagtaaaaaaaaaaaaaaaaataaatccacacTCTCTCAACCAAGTTCCCAACATCCCTATTCCCAATTATCCTGTTCTCTGTAAGATTATATGATGTTACAGAGTGAATGCCAGAAAGGTAAAGCCAGAAACACCCCCAAATTTTCAAAATTGTGCCTGTCTGCTTAGGCCTCTGTAACTGCAGCTCCAATAAAACCTTAACCCAACTCTGGCAACATTATGCTAACAGTTGGCAACACACCACCACAACACAGAGATGGTTATTGAAATAATCTGCCAAGATGCTACTCCTAAATTAGAAGTTTCCACTATAACCAAACAGAGCGATCGTAACATTTGTTCAACTTGGGAAGCTTGTTACTACAACAGGCATTTTGAGCTCCAAGATCTGGAAGACAGTGAGgaggtaaaacagaaaaaatatgcttaGGATCTGCTTGCTCTCAACTGAGAAATATCTTGATACTGCTTAGAAACAagtaatatttgtatttcagagtTGTAGTATATAAACAGATACAACTTCTATACTTAACATTTTTCTAAACTTGGTTGACCAGAGGACCTACCTGGGCTTCTGGTACTTACCAAAGACTaacatttcaaatacaattGTGTTATAATACTCACTCACAATTAACAAGCTTTTGTTGATGTTGTATTTGGTAAGACAGCACCAAAAGACTGTAAGATGACTGACATGAGTCAACAGTATCTGGCTAGCTGTTAGTGCCAGTTGAATATTGGTTTCCATGTAAGCTTGGTCTTGCCTCAAGTGTCTTTATATTTCAAAGCTAAACAGGGACTGTATGAGGATTTCCCAAATATTCTGTAATTGAATGAGATTTCCTCCTGAATTGTTAAAATCCCTGAATAATGAACTTAAAATTAGCTGTTGAAAAGCAACATAACCTCTAAGAGTCCATGCTCTTTCTTAATTCTAAAATACAGCCTCCAAGCAGTCTGAAGAAAGAATAAGGTCACTAAAATGGCAGATTTGACTCCTGACAGATTTACAGCTCACTTTATCATAATTCCATTCTGTTATCACATAAAAACCTAACTAGTTATTGAAGCAACTGAGCCTACTTATCTAgtacacaaaaaacaaacagcctgCAGCTATAGGAGATTGTCATTTACTTTGGAATGTGTTGGTTATAACACTACTTCAAGTGAAGTATTACATTAacaagaatttcttcttcagtcCATTTTTTCCTGGACTACTTAACTGTCCAAACAGTGGAAGAGAGTTCCAAAACACATGCTGCAGTTCTTGTTGTGACCTGTTTGGACTATTGACAGCTCTAGTGTTTGCACACATAACCAAGCAGATTAACCAAGATGATGCTTCCATATTTCTGAAGAACTGAATCAATTACCATGGTGCAGGGAATCAACATATTAACACCACTTTGAAGAAACTGGATACCTAATTTAACGTATCTCCACCTTTATATCACTTAGACATCACAGAAGATATTATGAGAACTACTCTACATTCTAGTAgacattttacagaaaacttTACCAGAAATCTAATGAGTAATACAGTCCTCTAATTCAAGTAAACTCACAGACCTCATAGTATCTTTGCCGTTTTTTGTCTTCCAAGAACCAGCTCACTTTTTCCTGCAGTATTACCAGATATTGAGAATACCAGAATAGCCAGTTTCTGCACAGAAAGAGGGCAGGGTGAGGATGACAAGATGAAGGCCATCTGTGTTCTTCAATCCGGCCAGATGTGTTCATTACCTTGTATTCTGCGAGATCTGCagtttttacttttgaaaactTATCCTCCTTAAAGcagaagcaaattatttcacttctgCAAGTAGAAAGCTGCCTTTAACCACTCCCTGGACCATAAAATCAGTCCCTAGAAGCAAAAGGCAGACTAGAAGAATTTCTCTTATACCATGTCTGTTCTAAGACAGAATTAACCTCAGCAACAGTGTTTGCTTATTTATCACTACTGTTATACTATAAAGCATCACTACACTTTCTGTGCATCATCACAAATTATCCATGAGACTGTTCTGTGAGACGGGTCAAAAGAGCTAGCTTTAAAATTTATCCTtgcaaattaacaaaaaaacacacccacTTTTTCTTTGGCTGCTGACCATTGGCAAAATTAAGGTTGTCTTACTGTGGTGCAGAGGTGAAgtgcttaaaattaaattgtggCGAACACCAGGATTTACTGAAGTAAGGTGGTACAGCAGATCACTTTGCACACAAGGTAAATATTCTTGCAGCTTTCTACCCAGACCAATAAATCCTTACCTTAATATCTGCTAATTCCATCTAGAGCtagcagcattaaaataaataaataaatatttctaataattGGCTTTTTCTAGAAAAAGAAGATTGAAGAGGATCTGTGTATTTCACTTGAGAGTTGCTCATGCCAAAGAGATGGATATTTGGTAGCAACACCTGCCAGGATCAGTTTCAGATTAACTAGACCCCAACCCTTCAAACAAGTACTGAACTAAACTATAAGCCTGGGGCTCCCACACAGCATTCTCAGTTCTAGACCCACAGGGAATCAAGAGTATGAGAAGTTCATCCTCTTGAGGTGTGATCTCTCCACAGCAAAGAGCTTTCATATTCTTTCATTAACGCAAGGAGCAGAAAATGCAAGTGATGAGAATTCAGACCTGGAAGCTATCTCTCACCTCATTTTTGGCATTCCTACTGAATATAAATTCAACAGCCCCATTTATCAGACACACTTTACAGCTACCTTTACCAGTTCTAGCAGTAATCCACCAAACACAAGCATAACTAACATCTTGAAGGAGACATAAAATAATATAACAGACAACTATTAGACATCaccaaaagaagcattttcaaatCTCAAGTTAAATGGCATCTACATTAGGATATTCAAAGACTTTAATCCCAAACAGATGCAGCTTCATTACTAGAAGTAGAAAGGTCTAGGGCTTCTTTACTATTTCTCTGAATGAGGTTAAGACAGGCTAAGAAAGCCCAACTCCCACAAACAGAATGCTCTTTAATTTGTCCTCTCTGGTAACAAGTAATGGTATTTCTCTTAGCAGAAGGGAAGATAAGGAACTACACATGCCAAGTCTCAAGAATAGACTCACACTGTGAAATGGAGGTCTCTATACCCCTTTCACTTTTTATTCTAGCATACACAAACATTTCCTGCAGTAGATGCTTCCAGATAATATTTACCAAAAGCTACAGTACAGACAAAATAAACAATGGAAAGGAAATTATGCAGCAGTAATTCTGAGGTACCAATACACTTAACGTTCAGAATTCCCTACCTTTCATCCTTGGTCAATGCTCAACTTAGAATTTCCAAGACTATATAAAATAACAGTTCTAAATTATAAAATGAGGGAATATTTAACCCTTCCACTCCCTCTCCCCCAAGATACTAAATTCCACATTGCTCAGTGAAGGGAACGTACCCACTCTGAAAACAAATGCTGCATAATGATGCGCTGTTTCCAGAGAGCCCAAGTGAAAGAGTAAAAatttacaacaaaaaaacaatcaagaaaCCAAACTAACAGATGGTCTCATGGCTTAATCTGAATGCTGACCTGGAGATCTGGCTTGTGTATGTGCACCTGCTATGCAACTGACATACACTGCTAGACAAAAAGTACTTCAAcaggattattttattatagGCACTGTTATTACACCAGCATTAACAAGCAAGTCTCCCTAGGTTCATGAGTCT carries:
- the TMPO gene encoding thymopoietin isoform X1 yields the protein MPEFLADPSVLTKEKLKSELIANNVSLPGGEQRKDVYVQLYLQHLTARNPPAAAAQPDFSSDEEREPTPLSVRNRGAAAGRKATKKTDKPRPEEKDDLDITEMSNEDLQEQLVKYGINPGPIVATTRKLYEKKLLKLMEQGPELKAPVPLPAISSTAENTRQNGNNDSDQYSDNEEDLKTELRLEKREPLKARTKTPVALKQRRVVEHNQTYSQDEVTETVWTSESSKSGPLQAFSRESPRVSRRTPRKRVEATAQLPVDDAVISESTPIAETILTASNETLVVNRVPGNFKHAAPTLSISELSDMPRRTPKKPLMTAEVLEKTSTEEERVERDILKEMFPYEVSTPTGISASCRRPIKGAASRPIEHSDFIMDESFSKYAAKYGTSTDMKLEKPPTKKERSIPLWIKILLFVVVSVFLFLVYQSMETNQGNPFTKYINLGSLSDAK